The following are encoded together in the Desulfococcus multivorans genome:
- a CDS encoding sigma 54-interacting transcriptional regulator yields MTGKGKLPDSAAALRKRAEDSARQDAAQASEDLLPLSPEENRRILNELRVHQIELEMQNEELRHAQSELDASRARYFSLYDLAPVGYCTLSEKGRILEANLTAATLLNVARGTLVGQSITRFIHKEDQDIHYLHGKQLFEVHSAILQGQVQAGIEQTVERQAYELRMVRNDGTSFWAHLAATVAQDEAGSPVCRVVMDDITDRRRMEEALQNAHDTLEHQVEERTAELAAAMQAAEKGRLNAEAALVEIQKLKDQLEAEKAYLIEEIKLENNHENIIGQSDGIKFVISQVEQIAGRETTVLVLGETGTGKELVVRAIHGLSLRKNRVLAKVNCAALHANLIESELFGHEKGAFTGSHTRRLGRFEVARGATLFLDEIGELPMNLQAKLLRVLQDGEFERLGGSSTIKVDVRIIAATNRDLEEEVRKGRFREDLWYRLNVFPITIPPLRDRMEDIPLLVDFYVQKISKRMGKTIEMIPASAMRALQHYHWPGNIRELENVLERAVINSSGTKLRLADELKNPPTGPGIRQKTLEAVERDHIVQTLERTRWKLAGKNSAAEILGIDPGALRARMRELDIRKK; encoded by the coding sequence ATGACCGGCAAGGGCAAACTGCCCGACAGCGCGGCCGCGCTTCGCAAACGGGCCGAAGACAGCGCCCGGCAAGATGCCGCTCAAGCATCGGAAGACCTCCTGCCCCTGTCGCCCGAAGAAAACCGACGGATCCTGAACGAGCTGCGGGTTCACCAGATCGAACTGGAGATGCAGAACGAAGAGCTGCGCCACGCCCAGTCGGAACTGGACGCCTCCCGGGCGCGGTATTTTAGCCTGTACGACCTTGCACCGGTGGGCTATTGCACCCTCTCTGAAAAGGGACGGATACTGGAGGCCAACCTCACCGCCGCCACATTGCTGAATGTAGCCCGGGGCACGCTGGTCGGGCAGTCGATCACCCGATTCATACACAAAGAGGACCAGGACATCCACTACCTGCACGGCAAACAACTCTTTGAGGTTCATTCAGCAATTTTGCAGGGTCAGGTGCAGGCCGGCATAGAGCAAACCGTTGAACGGCAGGCGTATGAACTGCGGATGGTGAGAAACGACGGGACATCCTTCTGGGCGCATCTGGCGGCGACCGTGGCGCAGGATGAAGCCGGCTCACCCGTATGCCGCGTTGTGATGGACGACATCACCGATCGCAGAAGGATGGAGGAGGCGCTGCAAAACGCCCATGACACGCTCGAACATCAGGTCGAGGAGCGAACGGCCGAGCTTGCCGCGGCCATGCAGGCAGCGGAAAAAGGAAGACTGAACGCTGAAGCCGCCCTTGTAGAGATACAGAAGCTGAAAGATCAGCTGGAAGCGGAAAAAGCCTATTTGATCGAAGAAATTAAACTGGAAAACAACCATGAAAACATTATCGGTCAGAGTGACGGGATTAAATTCGTTATCTCTCAGGTCGAACAAATCGCCGGCCGCGAAACCACCGTATTGGTTCTGGGCGAGACGGGAACCGGCAAGGAGCTGGTTGTCCGGGCCATTCACGGCTTGAGTCTGCGCAAAAACCGGGTTCTGGCGAAAGTGAATTGCGCCGCGCTCCACGCAAACCTGATCGAAAGCGAATTGTTCGGCCATGAAAAAGGCGCTTTCACCGGTTCTCATACCAGACGCCTCGGGCGATTTGAGGTTGCCCGCGGCGCAACCCTTTTTCTGGACGAAATCGGCGAATTGCCGATGAATTTACAGGCAAAGCTGCTCAGAGTGCTCCAGGACGGCGAGTTTGAACGGCTGGGCGGCTCCAGCACCATCAAGGTGGATGTACGGATTATTGCAGCCACAAATCGTGATCTGGAAGAGGAAGTCCGAAAGGGCCGTTTCCGGGAAGATCTCTGGTACCGGTTAAATGTTTTTCCGATTACCATTCCGCCGCTTCGCGATCGCATGGAAGACATCCCGCTTCTTGTCGATTTCTACGTCCAAAAGATCTCCAAAAGAATGGGCAAGACCATTGAAATGATTCCGGCGAGCGCAATGCGTGCGTTGCAGCATTATCACTGGCCTGGAAATATCCGGGAGCTGGAAAATGTCCTGGAACGCGCCGTGATCAACTCGTCGGGAACAAAACTGCGTCTGGCGGATGAACTCAAGAACCCGCCCACGGGGCCAGGCATCCGCCAAAAAACCCTGGAAGCGGTTGAGCGCGACCATATTGTCCAGACACTTGAGCGTACCCGTTGGAAGCTCGCTGGAAAAAACAGCGCGGCCGAAATCCTCGGGATCGACCCCGGCGCTTTACGAGCACGTATGCGCGAACTCGACATCCGGAAAAAATAA
- a CDS encoding GNAT family N-acetyltransferase has protein sequence MGQYNLNRIFNPRHVAVVGAGEKAGSIGNALMRNLIDGGFPGTLLPVNPRYKTIHGHTSVGSVSALETGVDLAIIATPIHSVVDIVSECVEKKVGGAVVISAGGKETGEQGREIEERIQRIAYAGGLRIIGPNCLGIIRTGANLNASFASEMPVTGNLAFVSQSGAICTAILDLALKERIGFSHFVSIGSMLDVDFGDTIDYLGNDSSAKSILLYIESLTNFRKFMSAARSVSRVKPIIVLKSGRSPDGSKAAASHTGAMAGEDAVYDAAFKRAGIVRVDTIEELFDCAELMAKQPRPSGSRLAILTNGGGPGVMAADTFARYGQKLAPLDPETLQALDAFLPPFWSRGNPIDILGDASAERFCRALEVCFNSKNLDGMLVILAPQALTDPISLAERLAAVMKARRYPVVACWMGGKSIGKAVEILNEAGIPTYDTPERAVRAFLYMVEHARNLEMILEIPPKMTRDLVFNPEKARKLLSEAPVGEFMPESDSRELLMAYGLPVIRTEIAKTGALASSIGREMGYPLVMKIHSPDIPHKTDAGGVRLDLRCDADVCEAYNQIISSAREYKPDARMEGVTIQPYFSNPDFEILMGGKRDPSFGPVILFGMGGIFTEVLKDRALGLPPMNRLLARRLMQETKAYALLQGYRNRPAADMERLEEMIVRLSQLLIDFPEIAELDMNPVLIKDGNPVAVDARILVSPIGVPSSLHLVIGPYPEEEESHMVGVDGRRIFIRPVKPEDAPLFTALFKTLSPTTIYHRFFGSLKELNPEMLARFTQIDYDREIALVALDEDMDEDSETDSMLGVARIIGDPDGKTGEFAVLVGDAWQGRGIGSNLLKKCLSIAEKRGFKTVHGIVLNENRNMLALGKKLGFEAKRDAGDNRLVIHFGGNNPSC, from the coding sequence ATGGGACAATACAATCTGAACCGCATCTTCAATCCGCGCCATGTTGCAGTGGTGGGCGCCGGTGAAAAAGCTGGAAGTATTGGTAATGCGCTGATGAGAAACCTGATTGACGGCGGGTTTCCCGGCACATTGCTGCCGGTGAACCCGAGATATAAAACCATCCACGGGCATACATCCGTCGGATCGGTTTCCGCCTTGGAAACAGGTGTGGACCTTGCGATTATCGCCACCCCGATTCACAGCGTTGTCGATATCGTGAGCGAATGCGTCGAAAAAAAGGTCGGCGGTGCTGTTGTGATTTCGGCGGGGGGAAAAGAGACCGGTGAACAGGGCCGGGAGATAGAAGAAAGGATTCAGCGGATAGCTTACGCCGGGGGGCTTCGTATCATAGGGCCGAACTGCCTGGGCATCATCCGGACCGGCGCGAACCTCAACGCCAGTTTTGCGTCCGAAATGCCCGTGACCGGAAATCTGGCCTTTGTATCCCAGAGCGGCGCCATTTGCACGGCGATTCTTGATCTGGCGCTCAAGGAGCGCATCGGCTTCAGCCATTTTGTCAGCATCGGCTCCATGCTGGACGTCGACTTTGGAGATACAATCGATTATCTCGGAAATGATTCCTCGGCAAAAAGCATTCTACTGTACATCGAAAGCCTGACGAATTTCCGCAAATTCATGAGCGCCGCCCGCTCGGTGTCCCGGGTCAAACCCATCATCGTTCTGAAATCCGGCAGGAGCCCCGACGGTTCAAAGGCCGCCGCATCCCATACGGGCGCCATGGCCGGAGAAGATGCCGTATATGACGCTGCTTTCAAGCGCGCCGGCATCGTGCGCGTGGACACCATCGAAGAGCTGTTCGACTGCGCGGAGCTGATGGCGAAGCAACCGCGGCCGAGCGGCTCCCGGCTGGCGATCCTCACCAATGGCGGGGGGCCGGGCGTTATGGCCGCGGACACGTTCGCCCGGTACGGTCAGAAGCTTGCGCCCCTTGATCCTGAGACCCTGCAGGCCCTCGATGCGTTCCTCCCGCCCTTCTGGAGCCGGGGTAACCCCATCGACATTCTCGGTGATGCCTCCGCGGAGCGATTCTGCCGTGCCCTGGAGGTCTGCTTCAACTCGAAAAACCTGGACGGGATGCTTGTTATCCTTGCGCCCCAGGCCCTTACGGACCCCATTTCTTTGGCCGAGCGCCTGGCCGCCGTCATGAAAGCGCGCCGGTATCCGGTGGTTGCCTGCTGGATGGGCGGAAAAAGCATTGGAAAGGCCGTTGAAATTTTGAATGAAGCGGGGATCCCGACCTACGATACGCCGGAACGGGCGGTGAGAGCTTTTCTGTATATGGTTGAACATGCCAGAAACTTAGAAATGATTTTGGAAATTCCACCGAAAATGACCAGAGATTTGGTGTTCAATCCGGAGAAAGCCCGAAAGCTGCTTTCCGAGGCGCCCGTGGGGGAATTTATGCCGGAATCCGATTCCAGGGAACTGCTCATGGCATACGGCCTGCCCGTGATCAGGACGGAAATCGCGAAGACCGGGGCACTGGCTTCAAGTATCGGCCGGGAAATGGGGTACCCGCTGGTCATGAAAATTCATTCCCCGGACATCCCTCATAAGACCGATGCGGGCGGCGTTCGGCTGGATTTGCGCTGTGATGCGGATGTTTGCGAAGCCTACAACCAGATCATATCATCGGCGCGGGAATACAAACCCGATGCCCGGATGGAGGGGGTAACGATTCAGCCTTATTTTTCAAACCCGGATTTTGAAATTCTGATGGGGGGCAAACGGGATCCCAGTTTCGGTCCGGTGATTCTGTTCGGGATGGGCGGCATTTTCACCGAAGTATTGAAAGATCGGGCTTTGGGGCTTCCCCCCATGAACCGATTGCTTGCCCGGCGGCTCATGCAGGAAACCAAGGCATACGCTCTGCTGCAGGGATACCGGAACCGCCCCGCTGCCGACATGGAGCGGCTCGAAGAAATGATTGTCCGGCTCTCCCAGCTCCTGATCGATTTCCCCGAAATTGCCGAGCTGGACATGAATCCCGTCCTGATCAAGGACGGCAATCCCGTCGCGGTCGATGCCCGGATACTCGTTTCACCGATTGGGGTGCCTTCCTCCCTGCATCTGGTGATCGGCCCCTATCCGGAAGAGGAAGAGTCCCATATGGTCGGGGTTGATGGGCGCCGAATATTTATCCGGCCCGTCAAGCCCGAGGACGCCCCACTTTTTACGGCGTTGTTCAAGACACTCTCCCCGACTACGATTTATCATCGTTTTTTCGGTTCGTTAAAGGAATTGAACCCCGAGATGCTGGCCCGGTTCACCCAGATCGATTATGATCGGGAGATTGCGCTCGTTGCCCTGGATGAAGATATGGATGAAGATTCAGAAACCGACAGCATGCTGGGGGTTGCCAGAATCATCGGAGACCCGGACGGAAAGACGGGTGAATTCGCCGTTCTGGTGGGTGATGCCTGGCAAGGCAGGGGCATTGGTTCGAACCTGCTGAAAAAGTGCCTGTCCATCGCCGAAAAACGCGGCTTCAAAACGGTACACGGCATCGTGCTGAATGAGAACAGGAACATGCTTGCGCTGGGAAAAAAGCTCGGGTTTGAAGCAAAAAGAGACGCCGGAGACAACCGGCTGGTCATTCATTTCGGAGGAAACAACCCATCTTGTTAA
- a CDS encoding sulfur oxygenase reductase family protein, whose product MALAGRYGGGSIRMENALNPVRSYQYIMWKRWQDHDEFHEQQFSRIFELCTSCLGMVVEGPWEPVYRAH is encoded by the coding sequence TTGGCTCTTGCAGGTAGATACGGGGGAGGCAGCATTCGCATGGAAAATGCACTGAACCCTGTCCGCAGCTATCAGTATATCATGTGGAAACGTTGGCAAGATCATGACGAATTTCATGAACAACAATTCAGCCGGATCTTTGAACTATGTACCAGTTGCCTGGGGATGGTGGTAGAAGGCCCTTGGGAGCCTGTTTACAGAGCACACTGA
- a CDS encoding CheR family methyltransferase: protein MPADTDPGMAFILVQHLAPDHKSILTNLVQRYTRMQVFEVEDGMTVRPNCTYIIPPGRDMAFLGGALQLLEPSAPRGRRMPIDFFFRSLAQDQRERAIGIVLSGTGSDGMLGVRAIKGEGGMVMAQNPASTAYDGMPRSALATGLVDYELPPAEMPAQLIAYAAHAFGIPRSPAIALPPKVENALKKIFILLRAHTGHDFSQYKPSTVNRRIERRMSIHQIETMDGYVKFLQQTPNEVEALFRDMLIGVTSFFRDPAAFKAVQEQIIPKLFSGKSSNCAIRVWSAGCSTGEEAYSLAILLAELQEKLKQSFKVQIFATDIDSHSIVTARAGLYPASIDADISPERLARFFSVEHDGNFYRIRKNIRDMLVFSEQNVIRDPPFSKIDLISCRNLMIYMGAELQKKIIPLFHYALNPCGFLFLGTSETVGEFGHLFTTLDRISKLYQRREDFHPTGPYRFLPPMTEAATPLPPATPKSAYPGKPSLRELTEKALLRHVAPVAALVNGDGDILYLHGRTGLYLEPAPGETGVNNILKMAREGLRRELVTAIRKVVAGEEVVRCPNLRVKTNGDVTATNLTVRTVPLGMPAVHAGASEAPLMLVILEQGLPLERGEDALTVLSATEAVAGIEAGDEAHALIDSLRQELQAKEEYLQTASEELKTTNEELKSSNEEMQSVNEELQSTNEELETSKEELVSMNEELSTVNAELQTKVADLSRANNDMNNLLSGTGIATVFVDQSLRILRFTPTATRIINLIHSDIGRPVGHIVSNLTGYDALPADTQEVLDTLVPKEVEVQTRAGVWHTMRILPYRTLDNVIEGAVITFVDISSAKQAQEALHEAHIRVTEAIVATVHEPLLMLDADLRIIAASRSFHSIFRAAPDSATGRFLYDFGNHLWDIPVLRNLLETILARGSVFNNYILSHEFEAIGLRTIRINARMVSEAGRPRFILLAMADITEPKNEGNAP from the coding sequence ATGCCTGCAGACACCGATCCAGGCATGGCTTTCATACTGGTGCAACACCTTGCCCCGGACCACAAAAGCATCCTCACAAACCTCGTCCAGCGCTACACCCGCATGCAGGTCTTCGAGGTGGAGGACGGGATGACTGTACGCCCCAACTGCACCTACATCATCCCGCCGGGCCGGGACATGGCTTTTCTGGGCGGCGCTCTCCAACTGCTGGAGCCTTCCGCTCCCCGAGGCCGGCGGATGCCCATCGACTTTTTCTTTCGGTCTCTGGCCCAGGATCAGCGCGAGCGAGCCATCGGTATTGTGCTTTCGGGAACCGGCAGCGACGGCATGCTCGGCGTTCGGGCCATCAAGGGCGAGGGCGGAATGGTTATGGCCCAGAATCCTGCTTCAACCGCGTACGACGGCATGCCGCGCAGCGCCCTTGCCACAGGCCTGGTGGACTATGAGCTTCCGCCGGCCGAGATGCCCGCCCAGCTTATCGCCTATGCGGCCCACGCTTTCGGAATACCCCGCAGCCCTGCCATTGCCTTGCCGCCCAAAGTCGAAAACGCGCTGAAGAAGATATTTATCCTGCTCCGCGCCCATACGGGCCACGACTTCAGCCAGTACAAGCCAAGCACCGTCAATCGACGCATTGAGCGCCGCATGTCCATCCACCAGATCGAAACCATGGACGGGTACGTGAAGTTTTTGCAGCAGACACCGAACGAGGTGGAAGCCCTGTTTCGTGACATGCTGATCGGGGTCACGAGCTTCTTTCGCGATCCGGCCGCCTTCAAGGCCGTCCAGGAGCAGATCATCCCAAAGCTCTTTTCCGGGAAATCTTCAAACTGCGCGATCCGCGTCTGGTCGGCAGGCTGCTCCACCGGCGAGGAGGCCTATTCCCTTGCCATCCTGCTGGCAGAGCTTCAGGAAAAGCTGAAACAAAGCTTCAAGGTGCAGATATTTGCCACCGATATTGACAGCCATTCGATTGTCACGGCCCGCGCCGGCCTCTACCCGGCCAGCATCGACGCCGACATCTCACCGGAACGGCTGGCACGCTTTTTTTCGGTGGAGCACGACGGCAATTTCTACCGCATCCGTAAAAACATCCGCGACATGTTGGTCTTTTCCGAACAAAACGTGATCAGAGACCCGCCGTTTTCCAAGATAGACCTGATCAGTTGTCGCAATCTGATGATCTATATGGGCGCTGAGTTGCAAAAAAAAATCATTCCTCTATTTCACTATGCGCTGAACCCATGCGGATTTCTCTTCCTGGGCACCTCTGAGACCGTGGGGGAGTTCGGCCATCTGTTTACTACCCTGGACCGCATATCGAAGCTGTACCAGCGCAGGGAGGATTTCCACCCTACAGGACCGTATCGATTTCTGCCGCCCATGACGGAGGCGGCAACGCCGCTTCCGCCGGCAACGCCCAAGTCGGCCTATCCCGGGAAACCGTCGCTGCGCGAATTGACCGAAAAGGCGCTGTTGCGGCATGTCGCCCCGGTCGCCGCGCTCGTCAACGGCGACGGCGACATTCTATATCTCCACGGCCGCACCGGTTTGTACCTAGAACCGGCTCCTGGCGAGACCGGCGTCAACAATATACTGAAGATGGCGCGCGAAGGATTGCGCCGCGAGCTGGTCACGGCCATTCGCAAAGTCGTCGCCGGTGAGGAGGTCGTGCGCTGCCCGAACCTGCGCGTCAAAACCAACGGTGACGTCACGGCAACCAATCTGACGGTTCGTACCGTGCCTCTCGGGATGCCGGCGGTTCATGCGGGGGCCTCCGAGGCGCCACTGATGCTGGTCATACTGGAGCAGGGCTTACCCCTGGAGAGAGGCGAAGACGCTTTGACGGTGCTTTCCGCGACCGAGGCCGTCGCCGGTATCGAAGCAGGCGACGAAGCGCATGCCCTCATCGATTCATTGCGGCAGGAGCTGCAGGCCAAGGAGGAGTACCTCCAGACCGCCAGTGAGGAGCTGAAAACCACCAACGAAGAGCTCAAATCCTCCAATGAGGAAATGCAGTCGGTGAACGAAGAATTGCAGTCCACCAACGAGGAGCTGGAAACCTCCAAGGAGGAGCTGGTGTCGATGAACGAGGAGCTCTCCACGGTCAATGCCGAACTGCAGACCAAGGTTGCGGACCTCTCCCGGGCCAACAACGACATGAACAACCTTCTGAGCGGCACCGGTATCGCCACCGTCTTTGTGGATCAAAGCCTGCGCATCCTGCGCTTTACCCCCACCGCCACCCGGATCATCAACCTGATCCACAGCGACATCGGGCGGCCCGTCGGCCACATCGTCTCCAACTTGACTGGCTACGACGCGCTGCCGGCGGACACGCAAGAGGTGCTGGACACCCTCGTGCCCAAAGAGGTGGAAGTGCAGACCCGGGCCGGGGTGTGGCACACCATGCGCATCCTGCCCTACCGAACGCTCGATAACGTGATCGAAGGAGCGGTGATCACCTTCGTGGACATCAGTTCGGCAAAGCAGGCTCAGGAAGCACTGCACGAGGCGCACATCCGGGTGACCGAGGCCATTGTCGCCACGGTGCACGAACCGCTGTTGATGCTGGATGCCGACCTGCGGATCATCGCGGCCAGTCGCTCATTTCACAGCATCTTCCGGGCAGCGCCGGACAGCGCAACTGGTCGATTCCTATACGATTTTGGCAACCACCTGTGGGATATTCCGGTATTGCGGAACCTGCTGGAAACGATTCTGGCCCGGGGTTCGGTGTTCAACAATTATATACTGTCGCACGAGTTTGAAGCGATCGGCCTGCGCACCATCCGGATCAACGCCCGCATGGTCAGCGAGGCCGGCCGGCCCAGATTTATTCTGCTGGCGATGGCGGACATCACCGAACCCAAAAATGAAGGAAATGCACCATGA
- a CDS encoding two-component system sensor histidine kinase NtrB, with amino-acid sequence MSDKKIISNRLNKLRRQAEEKADRMTEDLEALSPSETRQMLHELRVHQIELEMQNEELRLAQAELDAARARYFDLYDLAPVGYCTLNEQMHILEANLTAATLLGVDRGALVNQPITRFIYKDDQDICYLQRKNLFEIDPANSWQANESRTCELRMLKKDGSPLWVRLEAAPAIDTDGAPVCRVLISDITDSKRVEVETAELEARKRQIQKTESLGLMAGAVAHHFNNQLQVVTGNIELTIMNLPPGSDAVTGLTEAMNAAHRATEMSRLMLTYLGQRPGRHEPIDLSETCRRSLALLQAAAPKGTLLKADLPSLGPVIRANPGQIHHILTNLVTNAWESADGNGQGIYLTIKTVSQANMLASKRFPLDWQPRSLPYACLEVSDEGCGIAKKDCEKIFDPFFSTKFIGRGLGLSVVLGIVKAHHGAVTVESEPKRGSIFRVFFPVSVEEVPLNPEQRA; translated from the coding sequence ATGAGCGATAAAAAAATCATTTCAAACCGGTTGAACAAGTTGCGTCGGCAGGCGGAGGAAAAAGCCGACAGGATGACTGAAGACCTGGAAGCACTGTCGCCTTCAGAAACACGACAGATGCTGCACGAGCTGCGGGTTCATCAGATCGAACTGGAGATGCAGAACGAGGAACTGCGCCTGGCGCAGGCGGAACTGGATGCAGCGCGGGCGCGCTATTTCGACCTTTACGACCTGGCGCCGGTTGGCTATTGCACGCTCAACGAGCAAATGCATATCCTGGAAGCCAACCTCACCGCCGCCACCCTTTTGGGCGTGGACAGAGGCGCACTGGTCAACCAGCCGATCACCCGATTCATCTACAAGGACGACCAGGACATCTGCTACCTGCAGCGTAAAAATCTCTTTGAGATCGATCCGGCAAATTCATGGCAAGCCAATGAATCGCGGACATGCGAACTGCGTATGCTGAAAAAGGACGGATCACCATTATGGGTGCGGCTGGAAGCAGCTCCCGCGATAGACACCGACGGCGCGCCCGTGTGTCGCGTCCTGATCAGCGACATTACCGACAGCAAGCGGGTTGAAGTGGAAACGGCGGAACTCGAAGCCCGGAAACGGCAGATCCAGAAGACCGAAAGCCTTGGCCTCATGGCTGGGGCCGTTGCCCACCATTTCAACAATCAGCTTCAGGTGGTGACTGGAAACATTGAGCTGACCATCATGAACCTGCCGCCGGGATCAGATGCGGTTACCGGCCTTACCGAGGCGATGAACGCCGCCCATAGAGCGACTGAAATGAGCCGTCTGATGTTGACCTATCTGGGGCAGAGGCCCGGCAGGCATGAACCCATAGACCTTTCCGAAACCTGCCGCCGAAGCCTGGCGCTGCTTCAGGCCGCAGCGCCGAAAGGTACACTCCTTAAAGCCGATCTTCCCTCTTTAGGTCCGGTCATTCGTGCGAACCCAGGCCAGATTCATCATATTCTGACCAATCTGGTCACCAATGCCTGGGAATCCGCCGATGGGAACGGACAAGGTATTTACCTCACCATCAAAACCGTTTCTCAGGCGAATATGCTCGCATCAAAGCGTTTTCCCCTCGACTGGCAGCCTCGATCCCTTCCCTACGCCTGCCTGGAGGTTTCGGATGAGGGCTGCGGTATCGCTAAAAAGGATTGCGAGAAGATCTTCGATCCGTTTTTCTCCACCAAGTTCATTGGTCGCGGTCTGGGTTTATCCGTGGTTCTTGGAATTGTAAAGGCACACCACGGGGCTGTCACGGTGGAGAGTGAACCGAAGCGGGGGAGCATCTTCCGGGTCTTTTTCCCGGTATCGGTTGAAGAAGTCCCCCTGAATCCGGAACAAAGAGCCTGA
- a CDS encoding NADP-dependent glyceraldehyde-3-phosphate dehydrogenase: MLSEKIQNVFPQAGEIPETLLNGVPCIQTGYLVNGEIRIWDGPRQEVLSPVQVADDTGPKPLFVGEYPLLTEAEALEALDAAVAAYDHGRGVWPTLSVSERIDHMERFVFRMIEEKDRVVRFLMWEVGKSLRDSEKEFDRTVQYINDTLSALKDLDRISSRFTMEEGIIGQIRRAPMGVVLCMGPFNYPLNETFTTLIPALVMGNTVILKPPKHGALLYAPLLAAFREGFPKGVINVIYGEGRKVIPPLMASGKINVLALIGSSKTANALKKLHPSPNRLRCVLGLEAKNPAIVLKDADLDLAVKECVLGCLSFNGQRCTALKILFVEAGIADAFLERFAAAVTALSFGMPWIEGVFVTPVAEKGKTDYLGELVSDAVANGARIVNPAGGSVCGSFFFPAVLYPVHPNMRVYYEEQFGPVIPILPFDKIDEPIAYMIQSSYGQQVSIFGSDPDQIARLIDPLVNQVCRVNINSQCQRGPDTFPFTGRKDSAEGTLSVSDALRVFSIRTLVAAKQTELNRQIITRIVRDHTSKFLATDFIL; this comes from the coding sequence TTGTTAAGTGAAAAAATCCAAAACGTATTTCCGCAGGCCGGCGAGATCCCCGAAACCCTTTTAAACGGGGTTCCCTGCATTCAGACCGGCTATCTCGTAAACGGTGAGATTCGGATCTGGGACGGTCCGCGCCAGGAGGTGCTTTCGCCCGTCCAGGTGGCGGACGACACCGGCCCGAAGCCTTTATTCGTTGGCGAATATCCGCTGCTGACGGAAGCGGAAGCGCTTGAGGCTCTTGATGCGGCGGTTGCCGCCTATGATCATGGGCGGGGGGTGTGGCCTACCCTCTCCGTGTCCGAGCGGATTGATCACATGGAGCGGTTCGTTTTCCGAATGATTGAAGAAAAAGACCGGGTCGTGCGGTTTCTGATGTGGGAGGTCGGTAAATCGCTCCGGGATTCGGAAAAGGAATTCGACCGGACCGTTCAATACATTAACGATACCCTCTCCGCGCTGAAAGATCTGGATCGCATTTCTTCCCGGTTCACCATGGAGGAGGGGATCATCGGCCAGATTCGGCGCGCTCCCATGGGCGTCGTGCTCTGCATGGGACCGTTCAATTATCCGCTCAACGAGACATTTACCACGCTGATTCCGGCGCTTGTCATGGGAAACACCGTGATCCTGAAGCCGCCCAAGCACGGTGCGCTTCTCTATGCACCGCTTCTGGCGGCCTTTCGCGAGGGTTTCCCGAAAGGCGTCATCAACGTCATCTATGGTGAGGGGAGAAAAGTGATACCCCCGCTCATGGCATCCGGCAAGATCAACGTGCTGGCGCTGATCGGCTCGAGCAAAACGGCGAATGCCTTGAAAAAACTGCACCCCAGCCCCAATCGTCTTCGCTGCGTCCTGGGGTTGGAGGCCAAGAATCCGGCCATTGTGCTGAAAGACGCCGATCTTGATCTGGCCGTAAAGGAATGCGTTCTCGGTTGCCTCTCCTTTAACGGGCAGCGGTGCACGGCCCTGAAGATTCTCTTTGTGGAAGCCGGCATCGCGGATGCGTTTCTCGAACGCTTTGCCGCGGCCGTCACCGCCCTGTCCTTTGGGATGCCATGGATAGAAGGGGTTTTCGTGACGCCGGTCGCGGAAAAAGGCAAGACGGATTACCTGGGAGAACTGGTGTCGGACGCCGTCGCGAACGGCGCACGGATCGTCAATCCTGCTGGGGGGAGCGTTTGCGGCAGTTTCTTTTTTCCCGCCGTACTGTATCCGGTTCACCCCAACATGCGGGTCTATTATGAAGAGCAGTTCGGACCGGTGATTCCCATCCTGCCCTTCGACAAGATCGATGAGCCCATCGCGTATATGATCCAATCGAGCTACGGCCAGCAGGTCAGCATCTTCGGAAGCGATCCGGACCAGATTGCACGGTTGATAGACCCCCTGGTAAACCAGGTCTGCCGGGTCAATATCAACAGCCAGTGCCAGCGGGGACCGGATACGTTTCCCTTCACGGGACGAAAGGATTCCGCTGAAGGAACCCTTTCCGTATCCGACGCCTTGCGGGTTTTTTCCATTCGAACACTGGTTGCCGCCAAGCAGACGGAGTTGAACAGGCAGATCATCACCCGCATCGTTCGGGATCATACAAGCAAATTTCTGGCGACCGACTTTATTTTGTAG